The following nucleotide sequence is from Primulina tabacum isolate GXHZ01 chromosome 2, ASM2559414v2, whole genome shotgun sequence.
AAGCAATGAACTGGGTTGAATTTAGTTTGAATACTTCATAAAGTGTGAAATTTTACTTCTTTGTTGAAAAAAAATCTTAAGCATCGAACTGTAGTCTCGGTTTTCTTTTTGGCTTTTTTGATGAAATGTTAACTTGGTGGCTTATGCAAGTTAAGGTTCTTTTGTTCCTCACCTCAGCTGAGTCGGGTATCACTTAACTTAGTGTTCTTGTGTGTACAGgacttgaatttttttattcttgGTTTCTAGGTCTGtggattttttattttagaCAGGAAACTGAGCCTCAGCAGTGAACTGATCGATTTGTCTCTGTTTTCCTGTGGGCAAGCGAGTTTTTTCATCTTTTGGTAAATGCACCCGTGTTACCAGAATCCAGATTTTCTTGGTTCTTGTATGTTCTTAACTGGTTCTATAATCATAGATTGTGTTATGAAATCTAGCAAAAGTTTTATGTTATTTGTATCCAGAGTTTAAAGAGTGATTCAAGGTTTTAGTATCCTGTTCGTGTAATGATtcattttgttttctttcttcCCAGATAGTTTCGCTTCTGCTGCTGGCCTCGAGTTGTGCCACGCAATACAATGGAGAATGTGAGTCGGTTAGGCCTTTAAAGCCCAGACCGCACAGTGTGTCGGTCTCAGAGTTTGGAGCAATTGGAGATGGGAAAACTTCAAATACAGTAGCATTTCAGAATGCCATATTCTATCTCAAGTCCTTTGCAGACAAGGGCGGTGCCCAACTTTATGTTCCAGCAGGAAAGTGGCTCATTGGATGCATCAATCTTACCAGCCATCTTACTCTTTTCCTTGAAAAAGGCGCAACTATTCTTGGTTCTCAGGTTATACTTGCAATATGAAAAATTTAATCACCTTTTTCAGAAGAATACAAGACTCTTAGGCTGGAATGGCCATTGTTAATTTTACTTTTTTCACTTAATATCACTGCAAAGATGCCGTACTTTACATGTTTTATCGTTATTTTTGCAGGATTATAGTAATTGGGCTTTGGTTGAGCCCTTACCTTCTTATGGTCAAGGCCTTGACGTTCCTGGTACAAGATATCGAAGCCTGATCGCGGGATATAATTTAACTGATGTGGTTATAACGGGTAGCTATATGTCCTATAGCAACTTGTTTAGTTTTCACACAGTATTAACATTCTCATGGGATATATGTTTTACTTATTATTCAGGGAATAATGGAACCATAGATGGACAAGGTTCGCTTTGGTGGCAACTATTGAATACCCTATCCTTGAATCACAGTCGACCGCATCTGGTAGAGTTTATTGGCTCAAACACTGTCGTCGTATCAAACTTAACCTTCTTAAATGCCCCTGCTTGGAACATACACCCAGCTTATTGCAGGTTGATTGCTTAACTTCTCCCAAGTTTCGATTTCTTTTCTGTGCTAACACAAGAAAATATTAATCTTGGCATGGATTAACTAATTTTTCCGGTTTTACATTCCACGATGCAGTAACTTTCTTGTTCAGAACATTACAGTTTATGCTCCTCCTGACTCTCCATATACTAGTGGAATTGTCCCAGGTCGATCTGTTGATTCATATTCTTATTTAATTTTCACATATTAAAGTTCCTTGTTTTTGCCTGAATTTTATGATTGAACACAAAAAAATAAGACTCCCCCCCCCCACCCCCCGAAAAAAATGACATAGTAAAAGTTGTGAATTCTTTACATTTTATCAAATATTAAGAGTTTGTGATATTTCGTTGTTCTCATGGTATTTTTTCACAATCTTAAAGCACAAAATATGCAATTTTCAGATTCTTCCCAGTATATTTGCATCGAAAACAGCAGCATCAGCATTGGGTATGATGCTGTTTCCCTTAAAAGTGGTTGGGATGAATATGGAATATCATTTGGAAAACCAACATCTAATGTTCATATTCGAAGGTGTCTTTTGCGATCTTCTTCCGGCTCAGGTATCGCCTTTGGTAGCCAGATGTCTGGTGGGGtttccaatatactagtggagcaTCTTTCTGTGCAGGACTCTGTGATAGGGATCGAGCTAAAGACAGCAAAGGGGAGGGGTGGATATGTAAAAGACATTTTTGTATCTGATgtgtatttcgaaaatgtgCAACAAGGAATCAGAGCAACAGGTCAAAGTAAGTTTCATCCAGATGACAAATTTGATCCTCATGCACTGCCAGTGGTCAGTGACATTACATTTGAAGACATAATTGGTGTAAATATTACTATTTCTGGGATTTTTTCCGGGATTGATGAATCTCCTTTCACTTCAATTTGTCTGTCAAATGTTTCTTTCTCTGTTGGTTCTGACACGAACGAATCTTGGGTATGTTCCAACGTCATGGGCCGGTCTCTCAATGTGTCGCCTGAAGCATGCCCAGAACTCCAAAATTTGTCTCCGGATTGCTTTGATTTCTCACATCCAAAGAGCCAAGTCGCTGTCTTGTGGCACACCATTCTTGAACCCCAATTATTCATGTATTGAGCCGTTCAGCAAGACTCGACAACAAAGAAAAGCTGGGGTCAAGTCGCCTTCGGTTCCATTTATATTCTAGTTTCTTTCCTTTTGTGTGTGAGGAAAGTTTTGGTAGTGCAGAAAGAAAGAATCACGGTTCATGTTTCTTTTAGCATTGTTTGTTCATTTGGATTGActaatgattttttatttttcacattGTATATTCTTGAACTGGAGAGTGCTGTAAGATTTATTGACATAGGTTGTGATGAAAGGCTTCATAATTGATTATATATTgttttaatgtttaattttcAACTGTGCATTATGGAGAGTATTTAATATTCGGTAATAAACATAGGAGACAAGCTGCCGAGCTCAATTATTAAGGTTGAGGTCCCTCTCAGGTTCGTATTTTGCTGATTGCGagttttttttctaatttatttaGGTAGATTTAGTTTTTTATTTGTCCGATATAAGAAAGtttctaatttatttaaatcTCGTTAATAGTACCGGCGGTTacattatatatttgtatatgaAACAATATTAtacatgtatttttttattaaaaaaaaaaaagacacgcTGCTAACAAGTAAAGATGCCACTTTTAAATGTCTCCaaattcgtttttttttttttggtggaaTTTagattcttaaaaaaaattattttagattttagaatttagatattattttcaattgtattcaattattacaaaataaaaacaatcattacatattgttttttgtttttctttttctaaaTATAAggatattaaaaaattaagttATAATTTTTTGAGCAAGTAAAGTTTTAGATAACTTATTTTTATCAATTAAGAACTATTGATAATTATACTGTGAAAAGTAttgttattaaattatattaaaataaaagtgtattaataattattagaacGCAAATAACATGTCACATATCTGAGTAAACTTGATGTAATTAAGAGTCTAAATgtttatttcttcttttttttatataacaaaattatataatatcgAAGCATCTTTTACATTTAATAGAATGATTCTCGAACACAatcccatatatatatatatatatttttttttttaaagaaaaaacaaaTGCAGCTTTAATTTAATCAAGGTAGGAGTTCACTTAACAATAAAATGAAGAGACAAAAAAGGATATTTCTACCATTTAATTAAAGATTGCATCGTTTTTGTTAGATACATGGAATACGCTTTTACCTTTGTTCTACATTTTTGATACACGATTTTGTTAACCACACACACTGACTACCCTTTTGTATATAT
It contains:
- the LOC142523806 gene encoding putative polygalacturonase → MDFNLELRNRGMKRLIVSLLLLASSCATQYNGECESVRPLKPRPHSVSVSEFGAIGDGKTSNTVAFQNAIFYLKSFADKGGAQLYVPAGKWLIGCINLTSHLTLFLEKGATILGSQDYSNWALVEPLPSYGQGLDVPGTRYRSLIAGYNLTDVVITGNNGTIDGQGSLWWQLLNTLSLNHSRPHLVEFIGSNTVVVSNLTFLNAPAWNIHPAYCSNFLVQNITVYAPPDSPYTSGIVPDSSQYICIENSSISIGYDAVSLKSGWDEYGISFGKPTSNVHIRRCLLRSSSGSGIAFGSQMSGGVSNILVEHLSVQDSVIGIELKTAKGRGGYVKDIFVSDVYFENVQQGIRATGQSKFHPDDKFDPHALPVVSDITFEDIIGVNITISGIFSGIDESPFTSICLSNVSFSVGSDTNESWVCSNVMGRSLNVSPEACPELQNLSPDCFDFSHPKSQVAVLWHTILEPQLFMY